In Sphingobacteriaceae bacterium, a single genomic region encodes these proteins:
- a CDS encoding histidine kinase codes for MFAASKIYWICQLLGWSLYVFINLIFFGLKNEATTFKEFTIYLLQLPIGIGLTHLYRQLLLHYNIQEKKFPAQLVFVLICSLIMGITFFFHTTGLLIYFKVILTDLSSFYIFQITSNYTLVFCLWSAIYFGFKYFQNYKKVEIDSLRYAAANKESELSSLKAQLNPHFMFNSMNSIRALIDENPVKAKSAVTQLSGILRNTLLLNKSKVIPLSEELELVQEYLKMEKIRYEERLNFEFKIEKEVLHSLIPPFIIQSQVENAIKHGISKLPGNGNIIIEAFKLGEFLKIKVSNTGKISTEKPLTGVGFQNSIQRLQLLFGIEGQIFISELNNLVVVDINIPLK; via the coding sequence ATGTTTGCGGCTTCTAAAATATATTGGATTTGTCAGTTACTGGGCTGGTCATTATACGTGTTTATTAATTTAATTTTCTTTGGTTTAAAAAACGAAGCTACCACTTTTAAAGAGTTTACTATTTACTTATTGCAACTACCAATCGGAATCGGGTTAACCCATTTATACCGGCAGTTATTATTGCATTATAATATTCAGGAAAAAAAGTTTCCTGCTCAACTCGTATTTGTATTAATCTGTTCGCTTATCATGGGAATAACCTTCTTTTTTCACACCACCGGATTACTAATTTACTTTAAAGTTATTCTTACCGACTTATCTTCCTTTTATATTTTTCAAATCACCTCTAACTATACTTTGGTGTTTTGTTTGTGGAGTGCTATTTATTTTGGATTTAAATATTTTCAGAATTATAAAAAGGTTGAAATCGATTCCTTAAGATATGCTGCTGCAAATAAGGAGTCGGAGTTAAGCAGCTTAAAGGCACAGTTAAATCCGCATTTTATGTTTAACAGTATGAATAGCATTCGTGCATTGATTGATGAAAATCCGGTGAAAGCTAAAAGTGCAGTAACTCAATTATCGGGTATATTAAGAAATACGCTATTATTAAATAAGAGCAAGGTGATTCCGCTTTCTGAAGAGTTGGAGTTGGTTCAGGAATATCTGAAAATGGAAAAAATCAGGTACGAAGAAAGACTTAATTTCGAATTTAAAATTGAAAAGGAAGTTCTACATAGTTTGATTCCTCCTTTTATCATTCAATCTCAGGTTGAAAATGCCATCAAGCACGGTATTTCTAAATTACCCGGTAATGGCAATATTATCATTGAAGCCTTTAAATTGGGCGAGTTTTTGAAAATAAAAGTCTCAAATACCGGAAAAATAAGCACAGAAAAGCCCTTAACAGGGGTTGGATTTCAGAATTCCATTCAAAGATTACAATTATTATTTGGCATTGAAGGCCAAATTTTCATCAGTGAATTAAACAATTTGGTAGTTGTAGATATTAATATACCTTTGAAATAA
- a CDS encoding S46 family peptidase → MEVIIPREGNSGSPVINANGELIGTNFDRNWEGTMSDIMYNVNFCRNITLDVRYTLWLIDKYAGAGYLLKEMKIVK, encoded by the coding sequence TTGGAAGTAATCATACCACGGGAGGGGAATAGCGGTTCGCCGGTGATTAATGCCAACGGCGAATTAATAGGCACAAATTTTGATCGCAATTGGGAAGGTACGATGAGTGACATTATGTATAATGTTAATTTTTGCAGAAATATCACTTTAGATGTGCGTTATACCCTTTGGTTGATTGATAAATATGCCGGTGCAGGTTATTTACTCAAGGAAATGAAGATTGTAAAGTAG
- a CDS encoding ABC transporter permease: MGKIKLIIAREIKSKLTNKAFIIMTFLGPLLITGFLAFIIKMSQSDKTDQKVLVVDESKLFVGKLVGNDFIELTYTDKALDDVETKFSDMGYTCLLWIAPNIISGGGGATKLFYKKSPGFAFQTYIKDQMEKIVYENKLKANNIDPVIISNAKTSVKLILEKVDDKGKVAEDSSFSFFGFITGALMFMFIIMYGMMVFRSVMEEKTNRIVEVIVSSVKPFQLMVGKIIGVAILGTIQFIVMGIVTFTLTTVLSTVFLKDSMSELQKFTEQQELVKKHGTNINLEDLQRYDDKLELFDILKKIKKIDFTEVFICFLLYFIGGYLFYSSILAAIGSAVDSESDAQQFMTPIMIPLMVGYFISTKTILDPDSTLVFWGSMIPFTSPIVMMSRITNGVPLWEIITSIGLLYVSFIFTTYLAAKIYRTGILMYGKKTGWKEIAKWLFYK, from the coding sequence ATGGGTAAAATTAAACTGATAATAGCACGCGAGATAAAGTCTAAGTTAACCAACAAGGCTTTCATCATCATGACTTTTTTGGGTCCCTTACTCATTACCGGATTTTTAGCTTTCATAATTAAAATGTCGCAGTCCGATAAAACCGATCAAAAAGTGTTGGTGGTAGATGAGTCAAAATTATTTGTAGGCAAATTGGTTGGTAATGATTTTATTGAACTCACTTATACCGATAAAGCCTTGGATGATGTGGAAACTAAATTTTCGGATATGGGTTATACCTGTTTGCTATGGATAGCGCCCAATATTATTTCCGGTGGAGGAGGGGCAACCAAACTTTTTTATAAAAAATCGCCGGGTTTTGCTTTCCAAACCTACATTAAAGATCAAATGGAAAAAATTGTTTATGAAAATAAACTAAAGGCCAACAATATTGATCCGGTAATTATTTCTAACGCTAAAACCAGCGTAAAATTAATTTTGGAAAAAGTAGATGATAAGGGTAAAGTAGCAGAGGATAGTAGTTTTTCATTTTTTGGATTTATTACCGGGGCACTCATGTTTATGTTTATCATTATGTATGGCATGATGGTTTTTAGAAGTGTGATGGAAGAAAAAACAAATCGTATTGTAGAAGTTATTGTTTCATCGGTTAAACCTTTTCAGTTGATGGTGGGTAAAATTATTGGTGTAGCTATATTAGGAACCATTCAATTTATTGTAATGGGCATTGTAACTTTTACCTTAACTACGGTTTTGTCAACTGTTTTTCTGAAAGATTCCATGTCGGAATTACAAAAATTTACTGAGCAACAAGAATTGGTGAAAAAACACGGCACTAATATTAATCTGGAAGATTTGCAGCGATATGATGACAAGCTGGAGTTATTTGATATTCTGAAAAAAATAAAAAAAATTGATTTTACCGAAGTCTTTATTTGTTTTCTGTTATACTTTATAGGCGGGTATCTTTTTTACAGTTCAATTTTAGCGGCTATTGGAAGTGCGGTGGACTCCGAATCCGACGCCCAGCAATTTATGACGCCCATAATGATTCCGCTTATGGTCGGTTATTTTATTTCCACCAAAACTATTTTGGACCCCGATTCCACCTTGGTGTTCTGGGGCTCTATGATTCCCTTCACTTCACCAATTGTAATGATGTCGCGGATTACCAATGGCGTACCTTTGTGGGAAATCATTACTTCCATTGGATTACTTTATGTTTCTTTTATTTTCACCACCTATTTAGCTGCTAAAATTTACCGCACAGGCATATTAATGTATGGTAAAAAAACCGGCTGGAAGGAAATAGCCAAATGGCTTTTTTATAAATAA
- a CDS encoding MBOAT family protein: MTFSSITFLIYFLPVFLLIYHLVPHKFKNAIILLASIFFYSWGGPKFIFVILGTTFLDFFLVRTMSEQKTKKSKMAYLVVSVLLNTGLLFYFKYCNFFIENINALLGTEIVWLKVALPIGISFYTFESLTYVVDVYRGVHKPLKNFWHYQTYILLFPKLIAGPIIRYHDIADQITNREKNYTADMKLSGFLIFCIGLGKKVILANTLGMQADAVFKLEADQINTAAAWVGAIAYTFQIYFDFSGYSDMAIGLGKIMGFKFPENFRNPYISASITEFWRRWHITLGAWMKNYLYIPLGGNQVTTVKLYRNLIIVFLLSGFWHGASWNFIIWGAWHGTFLVLERLFLGKLLQKSTKFVAIPFTFIVVVTGWVLFRNEDLTKATVVITKMYSFNFEASKFAINNDFIFMCSLAVLFSLFAVLSKTEALQDKIYGIQFTPGGRWLALVTGVALFYISLSFISALNFNPFIYFRF; encoded by the coding sequence ATGACATTTAGCAGCATCACATTTTTAATTTATTTTCTGCCGGTATTTTTACTGATTTATCATTTAGTGCCGCATAAGTTTAAAAATGCGATTATTTTATTAGCCAGTATCTTTTTTTACAGTTGGGGTGGACCTAAATTTATTTTTGTGATTTTGGGCACCACATTTTTGGATTTCTTTTTGGTTAGAACCATGTCTGAACAAAAAACAAAGAAATCAAAAATGGCTTATTTGGTTGTATCTGTTTTATTAAATACCGGTTTACTCTTTTACTTTAAGTATTGTAATTTTTTCATCGAAAATATTAATGCTTTATTAGGCACTGAAATTGTTTGGTTAAAAGTAGCCTTACCTATCGGTATTTCTTTTTACACGTTCGAGAGTTTAACGTATGTGGTAGATGTATATCGCGGCGTGCATAAGCCGCTTAAAAATTTCTGGCACTATCAAACCTATATTTTACTTTTCCCCAAACTAATTGCCGGTCCCATTATTCGTTACCACGATATTGCTGATCAAATAACTAATCGCGAAAAAAATTATACGGCGGATATGAAGTTGAGCGGATTTTTAATTTTTTGCATTGGCTTAGGTAAAAAAGTAATCTTGGCTAATACATTGGGAATGCAAGCCGATGCGGTATTTAAATTAGAGGCCGATCAAATTAACACGGCCGCAGCCTGGGTAGGTGCCATTGCTTATACTTTTCAAATTTATTTTGATTTTAGCGGCTATAGCGATATGGCTATTGGTTTGGGGAAAATTATGGGTTTCAAGTTTCCCGAAAATTTCCGAAATCCTTATATATCCGCAAGCATTACTGAATTTTGGCGAAGATGGCATATTACTTTAGGTGCATGGATGAAAAATTATTTGTACATCCCTTTAGGTGGTAATCAAGTAACAACGGTTAAACTTTATCGCAACTTAATCATTGTTTTTCTGCTTTCCGGTTTTTGGCATGGGGCCAGTTGGAATTTTATTATCTGGGGCGCATGGCACGGCACTTTTTTGGTTTTGGAAAGATTATTTTTGGGAAAACTCCTTCAAAAAAGCACAAAATTTGTTGCTATACCTTTTACGTTTATAGTTGTGGTTACCGGTTGGGTTTTATTCAGAAATGAAGATTTAACTAAGGCTACAGTTGTGATCACAAAAATGTATTCTTTTAATTTCGAAGCCAGTAAATTTGCCATCAATAATGATTTTATTTTCATGTGTTCATTGGCTGTTTTATTTTCTCTTTTTGCCGTACTTTCAAAAACAGAAGCCTTACAGGATAAAATTTATGGTATTCAATTCACCCCGGGTGGGCGTTGGTTAGCCTTAGTAACCGGTGTAGCTTTATTTTATATTTCCTTAAGTTTTATTTCCGCTCTAAATTTTAATCCGTTTATTTATTTCAGGTTTTAA
- a CDS encoding response regulator — MKAIIIDDERLARQELKSLLAQYKEIEIIAECADATDAVAKISELKPDVIFCDIQMPGKTGLEMVEEISGAVDVVFVTAYDEHALKAFELNAFDYLLKPVQPQRLAETIKKLTIKEGVSKPENNTPLTTADMVFIKDGDKSWFVKMIDIKLFESEGNYVRVYFDNNKPLILRSLNSLDSRLSEKDFFRASRKHIINLNYIESVEQWFNGGLNVKLKDGREVEISRRQAVKLKDMMSL; from the coding sequence ATGAAAGCAATCATTATTGACGATGAGCGTTTAGCTAGACAGGAGTTAAAAAGCCTTTTAGCGCAATACAAAGAAATTGAAATAATTGCCGAATGTGCGGATGCAACCGATGCCGTTGCGAAAATCAGCGAACTAAAACCCGATGTGATATTTTGCGATATTCAAATGCCCGGTAAAACCGGACTAGAAATGGTGGAAGAAATTTCAGGCGCTGTAGATGTTGTTTTTGTAACGGCTTATGATGAGCATGCTTTAAAAGCCTTTGAACTGAATGCGTTTGATTATTTATTAAAGCCCGTTCAACCTCAGCGTTTAGCTGAAACAATCAAAAAATTAACAATAAAAGAAGGTGTTTCTAAACCAGAAAATAACACGCCACTAACAACGGCTGATATGGTTTTTATAAAAGACGGTGATAAATCTTGGTTTGTGAAAATGATTGACATCAAACTTTTTGAGTCGGAAGGAAACTATGTGAGAGTTTATTTTGATAATAACAAGCCACTTATTCTTCGCAGTTTAAATAGTTTAGATTCTAGATTAAGCGAAAAGGATTTTTTCCGAGCCAGTAGAAAACACATCATCAACTTAAATTATATTGAAAGTGTTGAGCAATGGTTTAATGGCGGTTTAAACGTAAAGTTAAAAGATGGTAGGGAAGTAGAAATTTCTCGCCGACAAGCCGTTAAACTCAAGGATATGATGAGTTTATAA
- a CDS encoding DUF502 domain-containing protein produces MKKFLGYFIQGLILFIPLIITVAVLIKLFDFFQGVFDFIGISQHAIVNTGLGLLVTLTFVTVLGILASSFVFRSLFSFFEDKLEHAPFIRHIYSPLKDFTNAFMGNKKRFNKPVLVLTNPQSNVEEIGFVTSEDLSELGISNKVAVYLPLSYSLSGKLIIVPSSQVTPLKAEAAEVMKFTVSGGVSDVD; encoded by the coding sequence ATGAAAAAGTTTTTAGGTTATTTTATTCAGGGTTTAATACTTTTTATCCCCTTAATTATTACAGTTGCGGTGTTAATTAAGCTATTTGATTTTTTTCAAGGCGTGTTTGATTTTATTGGCATTAGTCAACATGCCATTGTAAATACAGGCTTAGGTTTACTGGTTACCTTAACTTTTGTAACGGTATTAGGAATTTTAGCCTCTTCTTTTGTATTTAGAAGTTTGTTTTCTTTTTTTGAAGACAAGTTAGAGCATGCGCCTTTTATTCGGCATATTTATTCTCCTTTGAAAGATTTCACCAATGCTTTTATGGGGAATAAAAAACGCTTTAACAAACCTGTTTTAGTGCTTACCAATCCGCAATCAAATGTGGAAGAGATCGGATTTGTAACCAGTGAAGATTTGAGTGAACTGGGCATTTCCAATAAAGTGGCAGTGTATTTACCTTTATCCTATTCTTTATCGGGTAAATTAATTATTGTTCCATCCTCTCAAGTCACTCCTTTAAAAGCCGAGGCTGCTGAAGTAATGAAATTTACGGTGAGCGGCGGGGTGAGCGATGTAGATTAG
- the porQ gene encoding type IX secretion system protein PorQ, which yields MRHLTLIILFSALTISVFPQVGGTKSYRFLDIPMTARAAALGGSNMCIWGDDINLIYSNPALLNPSMSKQVTFNYSNYIGDLNFGYLAYGHDLKKYGTIGGGIQFFNYGKLQGYDEFGEKTNQFKANDYNIGLNYAKSLEDSSFNIGIAFKTLISQYDVYRSFGNAIDFGITYHHDNGLTLSLLAKNIGWIYKSYSNLLPKKEPLPQNVQLGLSYKLSKAPFRMFVIYDQLNKWNQRYISPVDTAGKTSPFNSEEVPKDSSKWQKFSKRFSAGGDNFLRHITIGTEIVITKNFMVRIAYNHRRQREMILPERRGVNGLSLGFGFRIKKMGFAYSFTKMAFPGNSSIFSFTYQI from the coding sequence TTGAGGCATCTTACATTAATAATTTTATTTTCAGCATTAACCATCTCTGTTTTCCCGCAGGTAGGCGGAACTAAATCTTATCGTTTTCTGGATATCCCAATGACTGCAAGAGCAGCTGCTCTTGGCGGATCAAATATGTGTATTTGGGGCGACGATATAAATTTAATTTACAGTAATCCTGCTTTGTTAAACCCATCCATGTCTAAACAAGTTACTTTTAATTATTCCAATTATATAGGTGATTTAAACTTTGGATATTTAGCGTACGGCCATGATTTAAAAAAATATGGTACAATAGGAGGTGGAATTCAGTTTTTTAATTACGGCAAATTGCAAGGATATGATGAGTTTGGAGAAAAAACCAACCAGTTTAAGGCCAATGATTACAATATTGGTTTAAATTATGCTAAGTCATTAGAAGATTCTTCTTTTAATATAGGTATTGCTTTTAAAACTTTAATTTCTCAATACGATGTTTATCGCTCTTTTGGTAATGCCATTGATTTTGGAATAACGTACCATCATGATAATGGTTTAACGCTTTCTTTGTTGGCTAAAAATATTGGATGGATTTATAAGAGCTACTCCAATTTGTTACCGAAAAAAGAGCCACTACCACAAAATGTTCAATTGGGCTTGAGTTACAAATTAAGTAAGGCCCCTTTTCGCATGTTTGTAATTTACGATCAGTTGAATAAATGGAATCAACGTTACATCAGTCCGGTGGATACTGCCGGAAAAACCAGTCCTTTTAACAGCGAAGAAGTTCCTAAAGATTCATCCAAATGGCAAAAATTTTCAAAGCGATTTTCGGCCGGAGGAGATAATTTTTTACGTCATATTACTATTGGAACAGAAATAGTAATTACTAAAAATTTTATGGTACGTATTGCTTATAATCACCGCCGCCAACGCGAAATGATTTTACCGGAAAGGCGAGGAGTAAATGGTTTAAGTTTGGGATTTGGTTTCCGGATTAAAAAAATGGGTTTTGCCTATTCATTTACAAAAATGGCTTTCCCGGGAAATTCCAGTATTTTCAGCTTCACCTATCAAATTTAG
- a CDS encoding S46 family peptidase yields MKKLLILCTTLLFFVAKADEGMWMPQMIAALKFADMKKNGFKLTAEQIYSINKASMKDAVVIFGGGCTGEVISDKGLILTNHHCGFSSIAALSSVEKDYLKNGYWAMNAGEELQCKNLSVTFIKRIDDVTLKVIGDLKPGYTEVERDSAIHSKIVLLEKASKQSDNQTIFIRPFYYGNEYYMFTAEVFKDIRLVGAPPESIGKFGGETDNWVWPRHNADFSMFRIYAGKDNQPAEFSTDNVPYKPAYSFPISIKGVEKGDFTMVYGFPGRTQEYLTSYAVDFIMNVQDPLRVNLRGKRLEIIEATMKKNDTLRLMYTGGHARVANYHKKWNGEMQGLRRSNAVEKKQDFEKKLMDVLNADSKKKEQCAKLMNELKDSYLTYAPISVQYDYYAECLMGVDAFRMLSPLVGVFAELDKKKAGVEHKYEQIFKTAVPAVPFKNYDTQTDRKLCYAMLSVYQKEISSKQMPFLLDSLFKAFNQDVAKLTDYLYNNSVFVDNKKAAEAYANFESNADKYRGDIFYRLAIDINNYYAKQVIPALKHLDFKINDLQKEYMKLLMENVKDKKFYPDANSTMRITYGKVDDYFPRDGVKYLHYTTLDGLMDKNNTGHDDFYVPQRLKDLHKKKDYGVYADKSGNLRVAFIGSNHTTGGE; encoded by the coding sequence ATGAAGAAACTATTAATTCTATGTACAACGCTTTTGTTTTTTGTTGCTAAAGCGGATGAAGGCATGTGGATGCCCCAAATGATTGCGGCCTTAAAATTTGCCGACATGAAAAAAAACGGATTCAAGTTAACGGCTGAACAAATTTACAGCATCAATAAAGCCAGTATGAAAGATGCTGTGGTTATTTTTGGCGGCGGTTGTACCGGTGAGGTGATTTCAGATAAAGGATTAATACTTACCAATCATCATTGCGGATTTTCTTCCATCGCCGCATTAAGTTCTGTTGAAAAAGATTATTTAAAAAACGGTTATTGGGCCATGAATGCCGGCGAGGAATTACAATGCAAAAATTTATCCGTAACCTTTATAAAAAGAATTGATGATGTTACCTTAAAAGTTATAGGTGATTTAAAACCCGGTTATACCGAAGTGGAGCGCGATTCCGCCATTCATTCCAAAATAGTATTACTCGAAAAAGCCTCAAAACAAAGTGATAATCAAACTATTTTTATTCGGCCTTTTTATTACGGAAATGAATATTATATGTTTACCGCCGAAGTGTTTAAAGATATTCGTTTGGTTGGCGCACCTCCTGAAAGTATAGGAAAATTCGGAGGAGAAACAGATAATTGGGTGTGGCCTCGGCATAACGCCGACTTCAGTATGTTCAGAATTTATGCGGGTAAAGATAATCAGCCTGCTGAGTTTAGTACAGATAACGTGCCGTACAAACCCGCTTATTCATTTCCGATTTCCATCAAAGGAGTTGAAAAAGGAGACTTTACTATGGTTTATGGTTTTCCGGGCCGCACACAAGAGTATTTAACTTCTTATGCCGTTGATTTTATTATGAATGTACAAGATCCGTTGCGCGTAAACTTGCGCGGTAAAAGATTAGAAATTATAGAAGCCACCATGAAAAAGAATGATACCCTTCGTTTGATGTATACCGGTGGCCACGCCAGAGTTGCGAATTATCATAAAAAATGGAATGGCGAAATGCAAGGCTTAAGACGTTCTAATGCCGTAGAGAAAAAACAGGACTTTGAGAAAAAATTAATGGACGTATTAAATGCTGATTCGAAGAAGAAAGAACAATGCGCCAAATTGATGAACGAATTAAAAGATTCCTATTTAACTTATGCGCCTATTAGCGTACAGTATGATTATTATGCCGAATGTTTGATGGGTGTTGATGCCTTTAGAATGCTGTCCCCATTAGTCGGTGTATTTGCCGAACTCGATAAAAAGAAAGCAGGAGTTGAACATAAATACGAGCAAATATTTAAAACGGCTGTACCAGCAGTTCCTTTTAAAAATTACGATACCCAAACAGATCGTAAATTATGTTATGCTATGCTGTCGGTTTATCAAAAAGAAATAAGCAGTAAACAAATGCCCTTTTTACTAGATTCTTTATTCAAAGCTTTTAATCAGGATGTGGCTAAATTAACCGATTATCTCTATAACAATTCAGTTTTTGTGGATAATAAAAAAGCGGCCGAGGCTTATGCGAATTTTGAAAGCAATGCAGATAAGTATCGCGGTGATATTTTTTATCGATTGGCTATTGATATTAATAATTATTATGCCAAGCAGGTGATTCCCGCATTAAAACATTTAGATTTTAAAATAAATGATTTACAAAAAGAGTACATGAAATTACTAATGGAAAACGTGAAAGATAAAAAATTCTATCCCGATGCCAATAGTACCATGCGTATTACCTATGGTAAAGTGGATGATTATTTTCCGAGAGACGGGGTAAAATATTTACACTACACTACGTTAGATGGACTAATGGATAAAAACAACACCGGGCATGATGATTTTTATGTTCCGCAAAGGTTAAAAGATTTGCATAAGAAAAAAGATTACGGAGTCTATGCCGATAAAAGCGGAAATTTAAGAGTGGCCTTTATTGGAAGTAATCATACCACGGGAGGGGAATAG
- a CDS encoding OmpA family protein has product MKKKQVRSFFFLIGMTLCFQNYAQVKIDTLRFYFEINEKESAKHAARIDSFIQNSFGRVYNFSIHGYADFLHNSDYNNQLSVARAEGIKSYLTQKIPPVQINSIAVKGFGEGMSKDNGTKTGDQFNRRVDVILEPFVIKHEEINEPPVDTVVEEEHHEEIYNKLEKGESLAIEGLNFIPGRHFIVKSSIPILTKLLSTMKKNPNLKVEIQGHICCLKEKGDGLDMDTGIKNLSQSRAKAVYDFLVHNGIDKDRLSYKGFGHTKPKISPEVTPADEQMNRRVEVLIIDK; this is encoded by the coding sequence ATGAAAAAAAAACAAGTCAGATCTTTCTTTTTTTTGATAGGGATGACGCTGTGTTTTCAGAATTATGCACAAGTTAAAATTGATACACTCAGATTTTATTTTGAAATCAATGAAAAGGAATCTGCAAAACATGCAGCCAGAATAGATTCTTTTATTCAAAATTCATTCGGGCGAGTTTATAATTTCAGTATTCACGGCTATGCTGATTTTTTGCATAACTCCGATTACAATAATCAATTGTCTGTCGCAAGAGCTGAAGGAATTAAAAGTTATTTGACGCAAAAAATCCCCCCCGTTCAAATAAATTCAATCGCAGTTAAAGGATTCGGAGAAGGTATGTCAAAAGATAACGGAACAAAAACCGGAGATCAATTTAACAGAAGAGTTGATGTTATTTTGGAACCCTTTGTGATTAAACACGAAGAAATTAATGAACCGCCTGTTGATACTGTAGTAGAAGAAGAACATCACGAAGAAATTTATAACAAATTAGAAAAAGGCGAAAGTCTGGCTATTGAAGGTTTAAATTTTATTCCAGGTCGGCATTTTATCGTAAAATCTTCCATTCCTATTCTCACCAAACTATTATCCACAATGAAAAAAAATCCCAATCTTAAGGTGGAGATACAAGGGCATATCTGTTGTTTAAAAGAAAAAGGAGATGGATTAGATATGGATACCGGAATAAAAAACTTATCACAATCCCGAGCAAAAGCCGTGTACGATTTTTTAGTGCACAACGGAATTGATAAGGACAGGCTCTCGTACAAGGGATTCGGACATACCAAACCAAAAATATCTCCGGAAGTAACTCCCGCTGATGAACAAATGAATAGAAGAGTAGAAGTACTCATTATCGATAAATAA
- a CDS encoding ATP-binding cassette domain-containing protein: protein MSNILEIKSVSKKYSNHLALNNVSLNVPTGSVYGLLGPNGAGKTSLIRIINQITGPDSGEIFFKGEKLAQKHVESIGYLPEERGLYKKMPVGEQAMYLARLKGLSKAEAKKRLDYWFEKFEMQGWWKKKIEELSKGMQQKVQFIVTILHEPELLILDEPFSGFDPINAQLIKNEILELRKKGATVIFSTHNMGSVEELCDNIALINRAEKILEGTVKEIRKDFRTNTFKIAFEGNLLGFTNTLWAGGEILDKESEGEFHQVTLKLLNNATANQLLEAILPTCKIHSFHEIVPSMNDIFIMKVNSENIISGTKSSLTE, encoded by the coding sequence ATGTCAAATATCCTCGAAATAAAATCTGTCTCAAAGAAGTATAGCAATCACCTGGCTCTAAACAATGTTTCACTCAATGTACCCACTGGTTCGGTGTATGGTTTATTGGGACCAAACGGAGCTGGAAAAACTTCTTTAATTCGCATCATCAATCAAATTACCGGACCCGACAGCGGAGAAATATTTTTTAAAGGGGAAAAATTAGCACAAAAGCATGTAGAGTCTATAGGTTATTTACCGGAAGAGAGAGGATTGTACAAAAAAATGCCGGTGGGCGAACAAGCCATGTACCTGGCGCGTTTAAAAGGATTATCCAAAGCCGAAGCCAAGAAAAGATTGGATTATTGGTTTGAAAAATTTGAAATGCAGGGGTGGTGGAAAAAGAAAATTGAAGAGTTAAGTAAAGGCATGCAGCAAAAAGTACAGTTTATCGTAACTATTTTGCATGAACCTGAACTATTAATTTTAGATGAGCCATTTAGTGGTTTTGATCCTATTAACGCGCAATTGATAAAAAATGAAATTTTGGAATTGAGAAAAAAAGGGGCAACCGTTATTTTTTCAACACATAATATGGGAAGTGTGGAAGAGTTGTGCGATAATATTGCTTTAATTAATCGCGCTGAAAAAATTCTGGAGGGAACCGTAAAAGAAATAAGAAAAGATTTCAGAACTAATACTTTTAAAATTGCATTTGAAGGAAACTTGTTGGGTTTCACAAATACCCTTTGGGCCGGCGGTGAAATTTTGGATAAGGAATCAGAAGGTGAATTCCATCAGGTAACCTTAAAATTATTGAATAATGCAACGGCTAATCAACTTTTAGAAGCTATTTTACCAACTTGTAAAATACACTCGTTTCACGAAATAGTGCCCAGTATGAATGATATTTTTATAATGAAAGTGAATTCTGAAAATATTATTAGCGGAACAAAAAGCAGTTTAACAGAATAG